The sequence below is a genomic window from Actinomycetota bacterium.
CTCGGGTATGTTTACCGCTAACACGATGAACTGCCTCACCGAGGCGATAGGCCTGGGGCTCCCGGGCAACGGGACAATCCCCGCGACCTATTCGGAGCGGATTCGCCTGGCTAAGCACGCGGGCATGGCGGTCATGGGGTTGCTGGAGAGCGATATCAAGCCGGATCGGATATTGACCAAGGAGGCGTTTAGGAACGCGCTCGCGGTCGACATGGCGCTCGGCGGTTCGACCAACACGGTACTTCATATGGCGGCCATCGCTCATGAAGCGGATATAGAGTTCGACCTGGAGATGGTCGATGAGATAAGCCAACAGACGCCTAACCTTTGCAAGATAAGCCCGGCGGGCACTCAGCATATCGAGGACCTCTACCGGGCGGGCGGAATCATGGCGGTAATGGCCGAGCTTAACAAGGGCGGTCATTTGGATACGACGGTTATGACGGTTACCGGGAAGCCATTGGCGGACAACCTGTCCGGCGTGGAGGTTCTCGACAACACGGTTATCAGGCCGCTTAGCGACCCGTATTCAGAGACGGGCGGGCTCGCGATTCTCTTCGGAAACCTGGCTCCCGATGGAGCGGTGGTCAAGCAGGCCGCGGTCGCTGAAAGGATGCTGGTGCATTCCGGTCCGGCGCGCGTTTTTGACGGTGAACCGGAGGCGACAGATGCGATATTGAGCAACCGGATAAACCCGGGGGACGTCATCGTCATCCGCTACGAGGGGCCGAAAGGCGGCCCCGGCATGCGCGAGATGCTCACGCCGACGTCGGCTTTGGCGGGCATGGGCCTGGACGACAAGGTCGCGCTCATCACCGATGGTCGTTTTTCCGGCGGTACGCGCGGTGCCGCTATCGGCCACGTTTCACCGGAAGCCCAGGAGGGCGGCCCGATAGCGGCCCTCAAAGAGGGCGACACGATAGAAATAGATATTCCGGGCAGAGCGCTCGATGTCAAACTTACTGATGACGAATTACAAGCTCGCATGGGCAGTTGGAACGCCCCCGAATTCAAAGTGAAGAAGGGATATCTCGCGCTTTACGCGCGGATGGTATCGTCCGCCGCTAAAGGGGCGATTTTGGAATAGTCGTCAGCCTAACGCTGACAGCTGATAGAAAAATTGGAGGTGATGTGAATGCGTATAACAGGAGCGGAAGCATTAATCAAAAGTCTGGAGATGGAAGGCGTAGATGTCATTTTCGGCTATCCCGG
It includes:
- the ilvD gene encoding dihydroxy-acid dehydratase gives rise to the protein MALRSDEVKKGVIRAPHRSLLKATGLTDEEMSRPFIGVANSANDIVPGHIHLDKIAEAVKAGIRLAGGTPFEFSTIGVCDGIAMNHAGMKYSLPSREIIADSVELVVEAHRFDALVLIPSCDKVTPGMLMATARLNIPSVVVSGGPMLAGKYRGKDIDLISVFEAVGAVGSGKMTEEELAEYESCACPTCGSCSGMFTANTMNCLTEAIGLGLPGNGTIPATYSERIRLAKHAGMAVMGLLESDIKPDRILTKEAFRNALAVDMALGGSTNTVLHMAAIAHEADIEFDLEMVDEISQQTPNLCKISPAGTQHIEDLYRAGGIMAVMAELNKGGHLDTTVMTVTGKPLADNLSGVEVLDNTVIRPLSDPYSETGGLAILFGNLAPDGAVVKQAAVAERMLVHSGPARVFDGEPEATDAILSNRINPGDVIVIRYEGPKGGPGMREMLTPTSALAGMGLDDKVALITDGRFSGGTRGAAIGHVSPEAQEGGPIAALKEGDTIEIDIPGRALDVKLTDDELQARMGSWNAPEFKVKKGYLALYARMVSSAAKGAILE